The DNA segment TCAATGATGCAGCTGACAAAGAAGGGATCAAGATTGAGTCAATAAGGCTCAAAAAAGACACGGACACAACAAAGCGTTATGTCGTTTTATATGAAAGTGAACATGGCGCTGGCCGGTTGAAAATTGAAACGTCATTAAGAGCTGATGTTATCCCTGAAGACCAGACAACAACGGTCAACGGGATCAAGACTTACAAAGTTGAAAATCTGGTATCACAAAAACTGGAAGCCCTTGAAGGTAGAAGCAAGGTCAGGGATTTATACGACATTAATTTTTTAGCGGATAAATACCCCGAAGCATTTACCAAAGCTCAGGCTGAAAAACTCAGTTCACTAACCCACGACCCAGATTATCTATCAAGCCGATTTAAGGCCGACCATAGCGGCGATAACATTCTTAAATCGCAGTCGCTTGATAGCTTGGTTTTAAGCACTCAATACAATGCTGAGAGCTTGCAGGAGCGCGCCAGCAACCGCGTAGCCGCTCAAGACTTTTTGAAAATGGATCAGGGTGACTTTATTAAAAAGCATCCTGATTTAGCCCCTCACGTTGCCGCTGTGTCAGCGATTGAAAAGAAGCTGGCAAGTGAACCCATGACAGACAAGCAAAGGCAAACAGCCATGCAGCGAGTCAGGGAAAATGCGGCTAATAGTATTCAGGAAGGTGTCAAACCTGACATCAAACTGAAGACGCAAACCCAAAATCTGAAAAATGATTTATCCCGTTAAAAAAAGGAGCAGTACACATGGATGATTTTTATTTTGGCAAAGTCAGCGACAACGGCAAAGCTGGCGAATATTCTCTGAGCCTGAACAGACTCAATAACCTTGCTGGTCTGGGCGTAGAAAAGCAGAGCTTTACAGCACAATTAAACAGGCTGCTAACTAAAGCAGACTGTCATGTAATCGTGAATGATGGGACATCATACCCAGACTTTCATACCCTGATTAATCATATCGAGAGTGAAGCTATCAGCATGATTGAGCTGGAAGCAAGAACCGATATTAACGAGAGCGTGAACGCAACACTGGCCTGCAATATTTATCTGGCTGAAGGTGTGTTACACGTCCGGCCTCACTGGTGCGGATATAAAGAAATCAGGGCTGATGAAATCATTGATACCCTGCTTGTTCCGCTGTTCTTGCTGAACCTGAACAGCAAAACGGTTATCAATGACGGTGAAAAGCAAAAACTGGCAACTGATCCGGCTGAAGCGGTTCACCAGATATTCGCCTTGTCTAAATATCCCAGACAATCCAGACAAACAACGTATGTCACTGATGTAAGCTTTGCTCAGTCCGTCGCTGAGAATGGCTATTTTGGCGAGTCTGCTTTTCGTGAGTATGAAAAGCTCAGAACAGAAAACAGAAATAAAAGCTGGGCTTCATAATCATGCTGAAGGAAATCTTATTAGTCGTCGCAATCATCGACGGTGACACTATCAAGGTACTGGATCACAATCACGACCAGTTGAAAGTCAGACTGGCAAGCATTGATGCACCGGAAAGAAAACAGCCGTTTGGCCGTAAATCAGCAATGATGCTGGCTGATATGATCGGCAATGAAAAAGTGGCGCTGGACTGCCCCAGCCAAGACCGATACAACCGCTGGATATGCACCATTCATTATGAGGGTGTCGATATCAATAAACAGATGGTTGAAATGGGCGGCGCGTGGGTTTATCGGCGTTATTATTCTGGCACTGAATACATAACAGCCGAAGACCAAGCCAAAGCCTCAAAACGCGGCCTGTGGGGTTTGAGTGAATACGAAATAACCCCGCCTTGGGAGTGGCGAAGACAGCATTAAGAGTAAATGAGTATATGTGCATTAGCACATATACTCATCTTTCCGGCGCTTTATCGACCGTGGCCGTTCTCTTGGCCTGTACTGCCTCTTGAGTGATTCGCCGTTTAATCTCATCATTCTGAGTCAGTATTTCTTTAGGCATCCCAGCTAAAAATTTTCTTACGTCCTGAGCCAGTTTCTTATCTTCTTTCTGGCCGGTTTTATCCAGCTCATCACTGAGCTTTTTATAAAGCTGCCTGACTTCATTTTGTCGGCGCTCAATCGCCTTGTTCCAAGGCTTATCAGGTACGCGCTCCCCTTTCGCTTCTAGTGCAAGCTCGGTTGCCGCCTCTTTGATTTGTGATCGGGTTACGTTGGCCGTTCTTTTATTCCGGTTGGGCTGCTTGTTGTTATTGATCTGCCAGACAGCGCCTTTCGTCGCTTTCTTCACGACCCCCCTAGCCTGTCTACGGGTAGCCAATGCAGCAACGCCCAGCGTTCTAAGTTCTTCAGCAAAACCTTCACGCCATGCTTGAATATCATTTTTTTTAGGGTCTAGTTTTTTATTGTTGAAGCCCAGCATTTTGACTGCTAAGTGAACATGCGGGTGTGGCTGATCTGTATGCAACGCGAATAAATACTCATGGTTTTCACTGAATGCTTTCTTGGCAAAGTTACGCGCTGCATCCCTGACTTTTTCAGGGTCAGTCCCCGCAGGCATTGATAACATTAAGTGCATCACGTCCCGACTGGTCTTTGATGATTTTTCTTTTGGGAATGATTCAATATCTTTTATCCAATCAGAATAGGCAGACTCTAGGTTTTCACGACCTTTAAATAGCTCGCCTTTGTCATTTTCTAAAACCTCTTCACCCTCTCTGGCGATATATTCAATATGTGAGGCAATATGCCCTGTGCCTTTACTAAAGCCAGTAATTTTCGCCATAACTTCCGGCGTTTTTTTGGTGATAGCCTGCAAAGTAAGACGGGCATTTTTAGGCTTATCGTGATAGACAAACTTCCCTTTTTTGGGCTTAACTTTGCCCTCTAATATCTGAGATATAGTTTCCTCGATGATCGCCACTATTTAACCTGCCAAACGCTGTTACTTTCCGAAACGATTTTATAAATAGCTTTCTTCTGTTTTTCGATACCCGCCTGAAGCTCAACAATGTGATCGTAATTCACTCTGTCCCTGACTTTCAGATCAACAGCCTGATTCATGGCCTTTGCTATCTGGTTCAGATTGCGGCCAATAGAGGCCAATTCTCGGTTGGCCGCTCTGAGTTCGACAATCTGCTGTTCTGTCATGATCGGCTGGTGCGTCAAATTGGCTGCAATCAGATTTCTTACCCAGACAGTAAATTTCATACCGTAATGATCTGCCCTTTTCACTGCCTCTTTGACTAAAAAATTTGAGACATAAATTGTCTTCTTCGTGACTTCAAGATCATCATCATTTTGAGGGCTGACATCAGAGAATTTAGGTTTTCTTTTTTCCTCACTTCTCAGCAAGTACACGCTGATGATGTGCTGCAAAAAAGCTGATCTTGATCCAAACCTTGATGATGTCAAAGCCCGTTCAAAACGCTCTATTTCCTTTTCGTCTTTCAATTCCGTTTTCAAAATCATTTCGCACTTCCTAAGAGAGAGGGGGCAGGCTGCGGTTTACCGGCATTGTACCAGCTATGGTACAAAATGCGGTATAAAACCCTATCCTGCCCTCCCCCTCTCTCTTCTATCTTTTAAAATTTCAAAATCTCGGCTTCCCCTTGGGGTTTCCTCTTCCCCGCGTAATTGCTGCGCAATTACTTTATATTACGCTTAGAATACTTGTATTCTACTCCTTTTTTGCTTATTTCTAGTGAGACTGGTTATAATCGGCCACGATGGACAAGACGAATATTTCACAACAATTAGCCAAAGCATCAGGCGCTAACTCTCGCTCGATTAGAGCAAGAATTAGTGACGTTTTGGATGATATTGAAAAGGCGATTTCATCAGGCGTAGCGCATGATGAAATAGTCGCAATTTTGAATAAAAACGGCTTTGACTTGTCTATCAAATCATTCAGAAACGCGCTGTATCTGGCGCGAAAAAAAGCCGCTGGTCAGCCAGCGATTAGACAGCCTGCACCAGTTCGGCCAACAGCTGAAAAACAGGTTTCACCACAAAAGGACTCTAGCAAGGAAGCTGATGAAATTGATCTAAAAGCTCTGGGTAAGCTTGGTTCTAAAACGAAAAGGAATAGGTTATGAATGTTTGTGTTTTGAATATTTCCGGCAACGTTGGCAAGACAACGACAGCCGTTCACATGCTCCGGCCACGGATTAAAAATGCGTCGATTTTCTCAGTCGAAAATCTGAACTCAGGGATTGAAGATTTCGGCATCGAGGAAGCCGAAACGATTAAAGGTAAGCGGTTCGGCGATCTGTCTGACAATATCCTTTTGTCTGAGGCGGCGATTGTCGATGTCGGCGCGTCAAACGTCGAAGATTTTTTAAATCTGATGAAGCAATACCAAGGCTCACATGATGACTATGATTATTTTGTGATCCCGACAATCAGCCAAGAAAAGCAGCTGAAAGACACCATCACGACAATTAAAATTTTGTCTGGGCTGGGTGTGCCAGCTGAAAAAATTCGTGTCCTGTTCAACAACGTTGAACTGGACGATGCAAACGAATTAGACGGGTTTAACGCCCTTTTTGGCTATCACAGTGTTTCACCTACGTTCACCATTAATGCTGATGCTACGGTGCTTTCTAATGAGGTTTTTGACGGTCTGAAACAGGCCAATAAAACATTAGATGAGATCGCAAACGATAAGACCGATTATAAAGCGAAGGTGCGCGCCAAAGGCGCGACTGCTGAAGATAAAGAAGAAGCATTGAAAATGCTTGCCTTGCAGCGGTTGGCAACCGCTGCAAGCGCGAATTTAGATGATGCCTTTACTGCCCTATTTGCTTAACCGTCATGGCCGAAAATAAGAAGCTATCGACTGCAAAAGAGGCGTTATTAGCTGAGTTATTTGGCGATATCGGCGAGGCAATCACCAAGCTTGATGAAGTGCTGGAAAAAAGCGCCTTGGTGGAACGGGAATTATCCGTTTCCACCAAGGCGTTAATTTTAGCGAGTCAGAAATATAAAGACGCTATCAACGGCTTTACTGATGAGGCAAAAAAGGACATTTCCAGCCATATTGAGCGTGAAACAGCTCAACATACCGCGCCGGTATTAAAACGGCTTACAGAGCAAAACAATAAGGAATTAAGCGATAGAGTAAACAACCTGAAGTGGATCAGCCTATTCAATACAGGTCTGATCGTGGTTGGTTTTGCTCTGGCCGTTTATTTTGGCCTGTCCTAGTCGCAGTTACCCACAAATTAACAGGCAAGTTCGCTTGCGATATAGGGCTGCTCGTTGCCTGTGAATATATGGATAACTGCTCCATCAACTGCCCTGCCCTTTCCACCAGATCAAAAAGGCCGTTACCCACAGATTAACAGCGCGGTTCGTTTGCCATAGAGGGGCTACTCGCGCACTATTAATATGTGGATAACGGCCACTTTCCCTTGTTCAAAAGATAATGAGTGATTGAGTAAATAATCATATACTCAATCACTCATTTGAGTTTAACCGGCTAACGCTTCCCGCGTTGCCGCCCCAGCTGCTCCAAATTCAAAATCCTGAATAATGAAGTTGTACCCGTATTGATCAACCCCGTCTTTTTGCCAGCGGTTGTTTTCAATTCGATAAGTAACGATCAGCTGGTCGCCTTTTCGTACATTATTTGCAATGACTTCGCCACGCTTACCAAAGGCTGTGAAAGGAATTGAAACGGTTCTTTCATCCTTCCCTTCCCCTGCATATTCATTTGTCATCAGGGTTAAGCGTGTTACTGAGTTTTCCTGTCCGTTTGTTTCTGGGTCTGCTGCTACTCGTCCCGCGAAAATATTGCTTTGCATGGTTACTGCTCCTTAGTGTGATTTGTCCATTTAATGAGTAAATGAGTTTATGAGTTGTTACTTACATACTCATTCATAAAGTTAATAAAAACTTCGGTCATATCCTTATGGCCGTTGTTGATGCAGGCGATCTTAAATTCCGTTTTCAATCGCTTTGGTGCTTCAAAGTTCACACGCTCTTTTTCCACTGGCGGCGCGTTCTCTTCTAATACTTCCGTTGCGGCGGTCTTCCGGTTTCTGGCCGGTTGCTTAATGGCAGTTTTAGACTCGCCGCGCTCTGGTTTCTTAATTGCCATCTTTGAAAAACTCCTCTATTTCATTCACTAAACTGTCAATTTCTTCCTTGGCTTCTTTGCTGATCTCTAATGCAGTTTGACCTTGAGCCATTGCATTAGGGTATGCCGCCTTTTTATGAATAACCTGATCGAATGTATCAAAAGGCATATCATCCAGTGCAGCGCCAATCTCGGTGCTTAATTTCGTGCCCTTTTCGGCCACTGAGATAAGAAAGCCAGCAACAGGCCAACCGCCTGTTATTTCCTGCCGGTCTGTAATCATGTCTACCGTGTCTCTGGTAGCCCAAACGTCAACAGGTGACGGGCGAACTGGTAACACAACCAGATCAGATGCTTTGATAGTGCCGATAATGTTTTTATTTACCTTGGCCGCACCATCAATCACAACATAGTCATAATTCGCTTTGAGCTTGCCAATCTCTTTATCAATACTGGCGTTAGGCAAACCAATCACGGTGAAATAGTCACCCTCTGCCACTTCAGACCAGTCTAACGCGCTGGCCTGTGGGTCTGAGTCAACCAATAAGACATTAAAGCCTTTCAGCTGTAATGCTCTGGAAACATGAACTGATAATGTTGATTTACCAACACCACCTTTTGAATTTACAAACGATATAACCGGCATATTTTGAACTCCTTTTTAGGTGAGTATATGAGTAATTGCGCACATACTCAAATAAGTATCAGGCTTGGTGCAGCTCATCCAGATCAATATATTCATCATTGTTCTGTAAGTAATCCTGAACATTTTGACATTGTTCAACAGAGTCATAATGACCATAGGTGTATTCAGTTTCTTCAACGGTAAACACTAAAGCCCACTGGTTGATTTGATGAATGAAGTGAAAATTGAATTGAAAAAAAAGTAACTCTGAAGACCACATAAAAAATCCTTTTTCTGTTTCCTTAACTGTTACGGATAATTATACTCATTTACTCATAATGAGTAAATACACATTTACACATTTAATCATTGAAAATTCAGATCATTAACCTGACATCAATCTAGTGAAGTAGGGTAGGGCGGTAACTGGTGAACTGCTCCGCTTATCGTGTGTATCTGAGTAATTGTGTAAATACTCATTATCAAATCAATAACAGCAAAACGCCCTCGTTTTTGCTGTTCTCTACAATATCGAGCGGTTCACCTGCGAGATATGCGCCCCAGCTCCAAGCCTTAAAAAAGTTCACTGAATTAGCTGATAAAAAGCTTGCCCTCAAAT comes from the Methylophaga thalassica genome and includes:
- the stbB gene encoding StbB family protein, with product MNVCVLNISGNVGKTTTAVHMLRPRIKNASIFSVENLNSGIEDFGIEEAETIKGKRFGDLSDNILLSEAAIVDVGASNVEDFLNLMKQYQGSHDDYDYFVIPTISQEKQLKDTITTIKILSGLGVPAEKIRVLFNNVELDDANELDGFNALFGYHSVSPTFTINADATVLSNEVFDGLKQANKTLDEIANDKTDYKAKVRAKGATAEDKEEALKMLALQRLATAASANLDDAFTALFA
- a CDS encoding nucleotidyl transferase AbiEii/AbiGii toxin family protein; protein product: MEATNRRADLTPLEQKHTDLMQRLAGSLADTPSVLKGGTALMLSYGLDRFSEDLDFDSTKALNLEKRINDAADKEGIKIESIRLKKDTDTTKRYVVLYESEHGAGRLKIETSLRADVIPEDQTTTVNGIKTYKVENLVSQKLEALEGRSKVRDLYDINFLADKYPEAFTKAQAEKLSSLTHDPDYLSSRFKADHSGDNILKSQSLDSLVLSTQYNAESLQERASNRVAAQDFLKMDQGDFIKKHPDLAPHVAAVSAIEKKLASEPMTDKQRQTAMQRVRENAANSIQEGVKPDIKLKTQTQNLKNDLSR
- the parA gene encoding ParA family partition ATPase, which codes for MPVISFVNSKGGVGKSTLSVHVSRALQLKGFNVLLVDSDPQASALDWSEVAEGDYFTVIGLPNASIDKEIGKLKANYDYVVIDGAAKVNKNIIGTIKASDLVVLPVRPSPVDVWATRDTVDMITDRQEITGGWPVAGFLISVAEKGTKLSTEIGAALDDMPFDTFDQVIHKKAAYPNAMAQGQTALEISKEAKEEIDSLVNEIEEFFKDGN
- a CDS encoding relaxase/mobilization nuclease domain-containing protein is translated as MAIIEETISQILEGKVKPKKGKFVYHDKPKNARLTLQAITKKTPEVMAKITGFSKGTGHIASHIEYIAREGEEVLENDKGELFKGRENLESAYSDWIKDIESFPKEKSSKTSRDVMHLMLSMPAGTDPEKVRDAARNFAKKAFSENHEYLFALHTDQPHPHVHLAVKMLGFNNKKLDPKKNDIQAWREGFAEELRTLGVAALATRRQARGVVKKATKGAVWQINNNKQPNRNKRTANVTRSQIKEAATELALEAKGERVPDKPWNKAIERRQNEVRQLYKKLSDELDKTGQKEDKKLAQDVRKFLAGMPKEILTQNDEIKRRITQEAVQAKRTATVDKAPER
- a CDS encoding thermonuclease family protein, whose product is MLKEILLVVAIIDGDTIKVLDHNHDQLKVRLASIDAPERKQPFGRKSAMMLADMIGNEKVALDCPSQDRYNRWICTIHYEGVDINKQMVEMGGAWVYRRYYSGTEYITAEDQAKASKRGLWGLSEYEITPPWEWRRQH
- the mobC gene encoding plasmid mobilization relaxosome protein MobC; amino-acid sequence: MILKTELKDEKEIERFERALTSSRFGSRSAFLQHIISVYLLRSEEKRKPKFSDVSPQNDDDLEVTKKTIYVSNFLVKEAVKRADHYGMKFTVWVRNLIAANLTHQPIMTEQQIVELRAANRELASIGRNLNQIAKAMNQAVDLKVRDRVNYDHIVELQAGIEKQKKAIYKIVSESNSVWQVK
- a CDS encoding single-stranded DNA-binding protein; translated protein: MQSNIFAGRVAADPETNGQENSVTRLTLMTNEYAGEGKDERTVSIPFTAFGKRGEVIANNVRKGDQLIVTYRIENNRWQKDGVDQYGYNFIIQDFEFGAAGAATREALAG